A genomic stretch from Silurus meridionalis isolate SWU-2019-XX chromosome 1, ASM1480568v1, whole genome shotgun sequence includes:
- the padi2 gene encoding protein-arginine deiminase type-2 isoform X2 gives MTSPRTLRLQTHWITRTLFVVGTKLRVNVTSCAPLNSKFFSVKCTPNVQCQVLSQVPGGNPLFSPQPLSKNSVLLVSMDTASSEPDDSKLSVRFYGAKSELLGNAVVHLTAVEISLDVDADRDGIVEKNNPNKASWKWGPNGHGAILLVNCDAEASYYKKIDNENEEMDNVSDLKDMSKIILRTNGPPVLPKGYKLSLHISQTDAERVRVFRNRSTKQTEASLSNIILGLFQKEYPLVLNKKQLANEVPYQGGKSELVFYVEGLRFPDNDFDGLLTINLSLLEPVAEGFPETPIFTDKVVFRVAPWIMTPNTLKPLKVYVCKTADNFKVLSGIKQLVQKGGYQLQICPMYKNRGDRWMQDELEFGYIDSPHHGFPVVLDSPRDGELKDFPYKDLLGPDFGYVTRHPLRKEVSSLDSFGNLEVSPPVTVNGKNYPLGRIIIGVAFPTTENGRNMTKVVQDFLWAQKVQEPIALYSDWLFVGHVDEFMSFVPAPDRKGFRLLLSSPAAAYKVFRTVQNKGHGDAKMFPGTEEAVSIDEILSDKGFQEENNYVQSCIDWNRDILKKELALDEEDIIDLPVLFKLVPKEKRAVAFYPDMVNMIVLGKDLGIPKPFGPQVDGKCALETEVCSLLKPLGLSCSFIDDFASYHKLLGEVHCGTNVLREPFTFKWWNLEL, from the exons ATGACTTCCCCCCGAACTCTGCGCCTTCAGACTCACTGGATTACTCGCACACTGTTTGTGGTGGGAACGAAACTGAGAGTGAATGTAACAAG TTGTGCCCCATTAAACAGCAAGTTCTTCTCAGTGAAGTGCACCCCCAACGTGCAATGCCAGGTTTTGTCTCAGGTGCCGGGTGGAAATCCGCTCTTCTCCCCACAGCCGCTCAGCAAAAACTCTGTGCTCCTCGTTTCCATGGACACTGCCAGCTCGGAGCCCGATGATAGCAAG CTGTCTGTGAGGTTCTACGGGGCAAAATCAGAGCTGCTTGGAAATGCTGTGGTACATCTCACAGCTGTCG AGATCTCCCTAGATGTGGATGCAGACCGAGATGGTATTGTTGAGAAGAACAATCCAAACAAG GCTTCATGGAAGTGGGGTCCTAATGGACACGGTGCCATTCTGCTCGTCAACTGTGACGCCGAAGCTTCCTACTACAAGAAAATAGACAATGAGAATGAGGAGATGGATAACGTCTCAG ATTTGAAGGACATGTCCAAGATCATCTTGCGTACCAACGGACCACCCGTGCTTCCGAAAGGCTATAAATTGAGCTTGCATATCTCTCAGACAGACGCTGAGAGAGTGAGGGTCTTCAGAAACAGGTCCACCAAGCAGACAGAGGCCTCTCTGA GCAATATTATACTGGGTTTGTTTCAAAAGGAATATCCTTTAGTGCTGAATAAAAAGCAACTGGCTAATGAAGTCCCCTATCAAGGTGGAAAGTCTGAACTAGTGTTCTATGTCGAGGGCCTTCGCTTTCCAGATAATGACTTTGACGGACTACTTACGATCAACCTAAGTCTTTTAGAGCCTGTTGCTGAG ggTTTCCCAGAGACCCCGATTTTCACCGATAAGGTTGTGTTCCGTGTTGCACCTTGGATTATGACACCCAACACTCTCAAACCTTTGAAAGTCTATGTGTGCAA AACAGCCGATAACTTCAAGGTTCTGAGCGGCATAAAGCAACTGGTGCAAAAGGGTGGATACCAACTGCAGATATGCCCTATGTATAAAAACCGAGGAGATCGCTGGATGCAG GATGAGCTTGAGTTCGGCTATATTGATTCCCCCCACCACGGATTTCCTGTGGTCTTGGACTCTCCCCGGGATGGAGAACTCAAGGATTTCCCCTACAAGGACTTACTG GGTCCAGACTTTGGCTATGTTACCCGCCATCCTTTAAGAAAAGAGGTTAGCAGCTTGGATTCGTTTGGTAATTTGGAGGTAAGCCCTCCAGTCACTGTGAATGGGAAGAACTATCCACTGGGCCGGATCATCATTGGTGTGGCCTTTCCTAC CACAGAGAATGGACGCAACATGACAAAAGTGGTGCAGGACTTCTTGTGGGCTCAGAAGGTTCAGGAGCCCATTGCTCTCTACTCTGATTGGCTCTTTGTGGGTCATGTGGATGAGTTCATGAGCTTTGTTCCAGCTCCTGACAGAAAG GGATTCCGACTGCTGCTGTCCAGCCCTGCAGCAGCATATAAAGTGTTCAGGACAGTGCAGAATAAAGGACATGGGGATGCTAAGATGTTTCCAG GGACAGAGGAAGCGGTCAGCATTGATGAGATCTTAAGCGACAAAGGGTTTCAAGAAGAAAACAATTATGTCCAG AGCTGCATAGACTGGAACAGGGATATACTAAAGAAAGAGCTTGCACTGGATGAAGAAGACATTATTGATTTACCAGTCCTGTTTAAATTGGTTCCTAAGGAGAAAAGAGCCGTGGCCTTTTACCCTGACATG GTGAACATGATAGTACTCGGGAAGGACCTTGGCATCCCTAAGCCTTTTGGGCCACAGGTGGATGGTAAATGTGCCCTAGAGACTGAGGTGTGCTCTCTGCTCAAGCCACTTGGCCTGAGCTGCAGCTTCATTGATGACTTTGCATCATACCACAAGCTTTTGGGGGAAGTCCACTGCGGCACAAACGTGCTCAGAGAACCTTTCACCTTTAAATGGTGGAACCTCGAGCTGTGA
- the padi2 gene encoding protein-arginine deiminase type-2 isoform X1, which yields MEQQKRITTQITSKRKIPINATNEFQRTFRLQINETLKAVYVAGTKLWVNLNSCAPLNSKFFSVKCTPNVQCQVLSQVPGGNPLFSPQPLSKNSVLLVSMDTASSEPDDSKLSVRFYGAKSELLGNAVVHLTAVEISLDVDADRDGIVEKNNPNKASWKWGPNGHGAILLVNCDAEASYYKKIDNENEEMDNVSDLKDMSKIILRTNGPPVLPKGYKLSLHISQTDAERVRVFRNRSTKQTEASLSNIILGLFQKEYPLVLNKKQLANEVPYQGGKSELVFYVEGLRFPDNDFDGLLTINLSLLEPVAEGFPETPIFTDKVVFRVAPWIMTPNTLKPLKVYVCKTADNFKVLSGIKQLVQKGGYQLQICPMYKNRGDRWMQDELEFGYIDSPHHGFPVVLDSPRDGELKDFPYKDLLGPDFGYVTRHPLRKEVSSLDSFGNLEVSPPVTVNGKNYPLGRIIIGVAFPTTENGRNMTKVVQDFLWAQKVQEPIALYSDWLFVGHVDEFMSFVPAPDRKGFRLLLSSPAAAYKVFRTVQNKGHGDAKMFPGTEEAVSIDEILSDKGFQEENNYVQSCIDWNRDILKKELALDEEDIIDLPVLFKLVPKEKRAVAFYPDMVNMIVLGKDLGIPKPFGPQVDGKCALETEVCSLLKPLGLSCSFIDDFASYHKLLGEVHCGTNVLREPFTFKWWNLEL from the exons ATGGAGCAGCAAAAACGCATTACAACTCAGATCACATCCAAGAGAAAAATTCCTATAAATGCCACTAATGAGTTCCAGAGAACGTTTCGTCTTCAGATTAATGAGACATTGAAGGCTGTTTATGTTGCTGGGACCAAGCTGTGGGTGAACCTGaacag TTGTGCCCCATTAAACAGCAAGTTCTTCTCAGTGAAGTGCACCCCCAACGTGCAATGCCAGGTTTTGTCTCAGGTGCCGGGTGGAAATCCGCTCTTCTCCCCACAGCCGCTCAGCAAAAACTCTGTGCTCCTCGTTTCCATGGACACTGCCAGCTCGGAGCCCGATGATAGCAAG CTGTCTGTGAGGTTCTACGGGGCAAAATCAGAGCTGCTTGGAAATGCTGTGGTACATCTCACAGCTGTCG AGATCTCCCTAGATGTGGATGCAGACCGAGATGGTATTGTTGAGAAGAACAATCCAAACAAG GCTTCATGGAAGTGGGGTCCTAATGGACACGGTGCCATTCTGCTCGTCAACTGTGACGCCGAAGCTTCCTACTACAAGAAAATAGACAATGAGAATGAGGAGATGGATAACGTCTCAG ATTTGAAGGACATGTCCAAGATCATCTTGCGTACCAACGGACCACCCGTGCTTCCGAAAGGCTATAAATTGAGCTTGCATATCTCTCAGACAGACGCTGAGAGAGTGAGGGTCTTCAGAAACAGGTCCACCAAGCAGACAGAGGCCTCTCTGA GCAATATTATACTGGGTTTGTTTCAAAAGGAATATCCTTTAGTGCTGAATAAAAAGCAACTGGCTAATGAAGTCCCCTATCAAGGTGGAAAGTCTGAACTAGTGTTCTATGTCGAGGGCCTTCGCTTTCCAGATAATGACTTTGACGGACTACTTACGATCAACCTAAGTCTTTTAGAGCCTGTTGCTGAG ggTTTCCCAGAGACCCCGATTTTCACCGATAAGGTTGTGTTCCGTGTTGCACCTTGGATTATGACACCCAACACTCTCAAACCTTTGAAAGTCTATGTGTGCAA AACAGCCGATAACTTCAAGGTTCTGAGCGGCATAAAGCAACTGGTGCAAAAGGGTGGATACCAACTGCAGATATGCCCTATGTATAAAAACCGAGGAGATCGCTGGATGCAG GATGAGCTTGAGTTCGGCTATATTGATTCCCCCCACCACGGATTTCCTGTGGTCTTGGACTCTCCCCGGGATGGAGAACTCAAGGATTTCCCCTACAAGGACTTACTG GGTCCAGACTTTGGCTATGTTACCCGCCATCCTTTAAGAAAAGAGGTTAGCAGCTTGGATTCGTTTGGTAATTTGGAGGTAAGCCCTCCAGTCACTGTGAATGGGAAGAACTATCCACTGGGCCGGATCATCATTGGTGTGGCCTTTCCTAC CACAGAGAATGGACGCAACATGACAAAAGTGGTGCAGGACTTCTTGTGGGCTCAGAAGGTTCAGGAGCCCATTGCTCTCTACTCTGATTGGCTCTTTGTGGGTCATGTGGATGAGTTCATGAGCTTTGTTCCAGCTCCTGACAGAAAG GGATTCCGACTGCTGCTGTCCAGCCCTGCAGCAGCATATAAAGTGTTCAGGACAGTGCAGAATAAAGGACATGGGGATGCTAAGATGTTTCCAG GGACAGAGGAAGCGGTCAGCATTGATGAGATCTTAAGCGACAAAGGGTTTCAAGAAGAAAACAATTATGTCCAG AGCTGCATAGACTGGAACAGGGATATACTAAAGAAAGAGCTTGCACTGGATGAAGAAGACATTATTGATTTACCAGTCCTGTTTAAATTGGTTCCTAAGGAGAAAAGAGCCGTGGCCTTTTACCCTGACATG GTGAACATGATAGTACTCGGGAAGGACCTTGGCATCCCTAAGCCTTTTGGGCCACAGGTGGATGGTAAATGTGCCCTAGAGACTGAGGTGTGCTCTCTGCTCAAGCCACTTGGCCTGAGCTGCAGCTTCATTGATGACTTTGCATCATACCACAAGCTTTTGGGGGAAGTCCACTGCGGCACAAACGTGCTCAGAGAACCTTTCACCTTTAAATGGTGGAACCTCGAGCTGTGA